A genome region from Oncorhynchus masou masou isolate Uvic2021 chromosome 14, UVic_Omas_1.1, whole genome shotgun sequence includes the following:
- the LOC135553950 gene encoding uncharacterized protein LOC135553950 has protein sequence MTVTVGSPQPRATLTKFKMDASHQGSYSCLYRTHSNGKAISSPYSNVTKVVLLQPNISLSPPNGGMFWEPHGPEVTRGHSFSIICSIQSQYPGGLFYLDFSGSNRTETTPAVNHSACFHFPVAEYKDQGKYSCSYGVNISTRSFRSANSELAVTIRASMVPIIASGGTGALALLFLLVICLVSRRTWRSSKPSTETDQRECIDNRGEDDKVEEEEDYVNVENVCDERSLESGKGEKKNRNKKGRRSGNTEDVCFNEEEGEREGNVHRKRVCGGSREKVNSADADYGNVSAYDNVVAHDVNKDIYQNY, from the exons ATGACCGTGACCGTTGGATCCCCACAGCCCAGGGCTACTTTAACAAAGTTTAAGATGGACGCTTCACACCAGGGCAGTTACAGCTGTCTCTACAGAACCCACTCCAACGGCAAAGCCATCAGCTCCCCTTACAGCAACGTTACTAAAG TGGTCCTGCTACAGCCCAACATCTCTCTCAGTCCTCCAAATGGAGGGATGTTTTGGGAACCTCATGGGCCAGAGGTGACCAGGGGCCACAGCTTCTCCATCATCTGCTCCATTCAGTCACAGTATCCTGGAGGCCTCTTCTATCTGGACTTCTCTGGTTCCAACAGAACAGAGACTACGCCAGCAGTCAACCACTCTGCCTGCTTCCACTTCCCTGTTGCAGAGTATAAAGACCAGGGGAAATATAGCTGCAGCTATGGAGTCAACATCTCCACGCGGTCATTCAGGTCGGCTAATAGTGAACTAGCTGTCACCATTAGAG CCTCTATGGTCCCCATCATTGCCtctggagggactggtgcgctAGCGCTCCTGTTTCTGCTCGTCATCTGTCTCGTCAGCAGGAGGACATGGAGGAGCAGCAAGCCATCTacagagactgaccagagagaat GTATCGACAACAGAGGCGAGGACGACAaagtagaagaggaggaggactacGTGAATGTTGAAAACGTCTGTGACGAGAGAAGTCTGGAGAGCGGGAAGGGTGAAAAGAAGAATAGGAATAAAAAAGGGCGCCGCTCTGGGAACACGGAGGATGTCTGTTTCAACGAGGAGGAGGGTGAAAGGGAGGGAAACGTTCACAGAAAGCGTGTTTGTGGTGGGTCTCGTGAGAAAGTGAATAGTGCAGACGCCGATTATGGCAATGTCTCTGCCTATGACAATGTTGTAGCGCATGACGTGAACAAAGACATTTATCAAAACTATTAG